From Pelmatolapia mariae isolate MD_Pm_ZW linkage group LG22, Pm_UMD_F_2, whole genome shotgun sequence, a single genomic window includes:
- the LOC135933719 gene encoding uncharacterized protein LOC135933719 yields MPRLQSGVWKHFTPAIKDGRETFMCNYCSKTYTKNATKMQMHLDKCKEYSVVSQQSPGPDGSSSASIPVPSLSFLPSATPGGQFLIDSVDQRSQAYADECLARAVYATSSPLTLTDNIYWKRFFSVLRPAYCPPPREALSSHLLDCEFDRVQSQVHESIGKADCVAIISSGWSNLKETGTIIYAVATPVPLFYKCTMTKEQTHTSTFIAEELKGVINEVGSQKVFAVVTDDAPEMMAAWAQVEEAFPHISAIGCTASGVERLFDDIVAQPSMKSLCRRAEQVVRCVQERQMLSDTFRCWQTTKIRNHTSKGTALELPSGTNWTGVVNMFSSLLEGQNSLREMAVSPTLDIEVTVRATLQDAEFWKGLSSSRNLLYLIGNYIDFLKREDAALSGVVDMFSQLRYVIGTSLSASVLHSAEQKAVMASLDRCQEFCVKPIHSAAYMLDPKHVGQQTLTGEQINSAYYVISNLSHHLNLDEGKVLGSFARFSAKQGLWKGAGIWSSCQHVSASTWWKGLCSSEPLSAVAFAILQIPPTTGACERLWQHLRSMKVKGFVSAERVQKLVAVQANLNLLEPSDFDYAPVESDEEKKASFQSESHQ; encoded by the coding sequence ATGCCACGCTTGCAGTCTGGTGTGTGGAAGCATTTTACCCCAGCCATCAAAGATGGAAGAGAGACCTTCATGTGCAACTACTGCTCAAAGACATACACAAAGAACGCGACTAAGATGCAGATGCATTTAGACAAATGCAAGGAGTACTCTGTGGTTTCGCAGCAGTCGCCCGGCCCAGATGGGAGCTCCTCTGCCTCCATCCCTGTTCCCTCCTTATCGTTCTTGCCATCTGCCACTCCTGGGGGACAGTTTCTCATTGATTCTGTGGATCAGCGCAGCCAGGCGTATGCCGACGAGTGCCTGGCGAGAGCTGTGTATGCCACATCTTCACCCCTCACTCTCACAGACAATATTTACTGGAAACGATTTTTCAGTGTGCTTCGGCCGGCTTATTGTCCGCCCCCTAGAGAGGCTCTTTCCTCACATCTGTTGGACTGTGAGTTTGACAGAGTACAAAGCCAGGTTCATGAGAGCATAGGGAAAGCAGACTGCGTCGCCATCATCAGCAGTGGCTGGTCTAACCTGAAAGAAACTGGGACTATTATCTATGCTGTTGCTACTCCCGTACCGCTGTTTTACAAATGCACAATGACAAAggagcagacacacacaagcacatttaTTGCTGAGGAACTTAAAGGCGTCATAAATGAAGTCGGCTCACAAAAGGTTTTCGCTGTCGTCACTGACGATGCCCCAGAAATGATGGCAGCGTGGGCTCAAGTGGAGGAAGCTTTCCCGCACATATCAGCTATTGGCTGCACAGCGTCCGGTGTCGAGCGTCTCTTTGACGACATAGTGGCGCAGCCGTCTATGAAGTCACTGTGCAGGAGAGCTGAGCAGGTGGTGAGGTGTGTTCAAGAGCGGCAAATGTTAAGTGACACTTTTAGGTGCTGGCAGACTACAAAAATAAGAAACCACACTTCTAAAGGGACAGCACTGGAACTGCCCTCTGGCACAAACTGGACTGGTGTGGTTAACATGTTCAGCAGCCTCCTCGAGGGTCAGAACTCTCTACGAGAGATGGCAGTCTCTCCCACACTGGATATTGAAGTGACTGTCAGGGCTACTTTGCAGGATGCCGAGTTTTGGAAAGGGCTGAGCAGCAGTCGGAACTTACTGTACTTGATTGGGAATTATATTGATTTCTTGAAAAGAGAAGATGCCGCGCTCTCTGGCGTTGTCGACATGTTCAGTCAGCTAAGATACGTCATCGGGACTTCTCTGTCAGCATCCGTGCTGCACAGCGCCGAGCAGAAAGCCGTCATGGCATCATTAGACAGGTGTCAGGAGTTCTGCGTGAAACCTATCCACTCAGCAGCGTACATGCTCGATCCAAAGCACGTCGGACAGCAGACGCTCACCGGGGAGCAGATAAACAGCGCTTACTATGTGATATCCAACCTGTCACATCATTTGAATCTCGACGAGGGTAAAGTGCTCGGCAGCTTTGCCAGGTTCTCAGCCAAGCAGGGACTGTGGAAGGGGGCTGGAATATGGAGCTCGTGTCAGCACGTGTCCGCATCCACGTGGTGGAAAGGCCTGTGCTCTTCTGAGCCGCTGTCTGCCGTAGCCTTCGCTATACTCCAGATCCCACCGACAACAGGTGCGTGCGAGCGCCTGTGGCAGCACCTCCGTAGTATGAAGGTGAAAGGCTTTGTCTCAGCGGAGAGGGTGCAGAAACTTGTCGCAGTGCAGGCAAATCTCAATCTTTTAGAGCCAAGTGACTTCGACTATGCTCCAGTGGAGAGTGATGAAGAGAAAAAGGCTTCATTTCAATCAGAGTCTCACCAGTAA